One segment of Bradyrhizobium sp. WD16 DNA contains the following:
- the queF gene encoding preQ(1) synthase, whose translation MMETPMARRPKSKAPALQLGQPVPLPASPETATLDRVPNPHRGDDYLIRFTAPEFTALCPITGQPDFAHLVIDYVAGDWLVESKSLKLYLASFRNHGAFHEDCTVSIGKRLVRELEPRFLRIGGYWYPRGGIPIDVFWQTGRAPKNLWLPDQGVAAYRGRG comes from the coding sequence ATGATGGAGACCCCCATGGCCAGACGACCGAAATCAAAAGCCCCCGCCCTGCAGCTCGGCCAGCCCGTGCCGCTGCCCGCCTCGCCGGAGACGGCGACGCTCGACCGCGTTCCCAACCCCCACCGGGGCGACGATTACCTGATCCGCTTCACCGCGCCGGAATTCACCGCCCTGTGCCCGATCACCGGCCAGCCGGATTTCGCTCACCTGGTGATCGATTACGTCGCCGGCGACTGGCTGGTGGAATCGAAGTCGCTCAAGCTCTATCTGGCGAGCTTCCGCAACCATGGCGCCTTCCACGAGGACTGCACCGTCTCGATCGGCAAGCGCCTCGTCCGCGAACTCGAGCCGCGCTTCCTGCGCATCGGCGGCTACTGGTATCCGCGCGGCGGCATTCCCATCGACGTGTTCTGGCAGACCGGCCGCGCGCCCAAGAACCTGTGGCTGCCCGACCAGGGCGTCGCGGCCTATCGCGGCCGCGGCTGA